A genomic stretch from Engraulis encrasicolus isolate BLACKSEA-1 chromosome 10, IST_EnEncr_1.0, whole genome shotgun sequence includes:
- the LOC134457539 gene encoding uncharacterized protein LOC134457539: MSVDALGQSPRRMAKAPPPPVPPKRFQVKDALHDLGVQPRSPTTPTITTPTTTIPTITSTPIQQEERRPSAAERLAADKGRFIKSQPIVLSKTPQMTAVPVARKKPVAPGPGRAIPPSPSKPNSSISSSSSPSKPVSSSSISSSNEPPKASPRRPVRRAAPPAAGHSAGAPVLNLKHLSILISDVEEPEPEPDASPPASHAAAASSTCSLSSDGTAGDENCNNSEPAVPTLTTSEPTSFDSFDKLALASPASLAQVSSTSPSLSTPSLDSPWRTGAGSDASGSGTGSQSQGGCSSSPAVAVRRVDVRPQMVAPVRKGPMMHGGPHMHGRMPPAHMQMPMHMPMHMPMAAHNKLQQQAQSHAHLMYLMKAQVAAKNAPVLPRNSPLMPPGGVHGGMAGMMMAHRAGMTPSLPPQAQQPSSNGGSPTLKSPTMPGGGTPQPVSATTTPQSSAVAPITPPVPLRISSPTAAGQAAEPQAPVATMMAATAAATPTPSSLPSSSSNLSSFLPGGGSNNSPIPPFSSAHPSPSPSITRLSSSGSRKRRPSLTRSKSDVSDRYSRAGADLERFFNYCGLDPADLDLEELAQQPGGSDIASVSRLRSASAPASECSQGQEQQEQEEEGGGAQAQRVPYGVSVIERNARVIKWLYGLRQARDPARVANV; the protein is encoded by the exons ATGTCTGTGGACGCCTTAGGACAGTCGCCGCGGAGGATGGCCAAGGCCCCGCCCCCTCCTGTTCCCCCGAAGCGCTTTCAG GTCAAGGACGCCCTCCATGACCTCGGCGTGCAGCCCAGGtctcccaccacccccaccatcaccacccccaccaccaccatccccaccatcacTTCCACTCCCATCCAGCAGGAAGAGCGCAGGCCCAGCGCTGCAGAGCGTCTAGCCGCCGACAAGGGTCGCTTCATCAAGAGCCAGCCCATTGTGCTGTCCAAAACTCCACAGATGACCGCAGTGCCTGTAGCACGCAAGAAGCCGGTTGCTCCCGGCCCCGGCCGAGCCATCCCTCCCAGCCCCAGCAAACCtaatagtagtattagtagtagtagtagcccgAGCAAAcctgttagtagtagtagtattagtagtagcaaTGAACCACCCAAAGCCAGCCCTCGGAGGCCCGTGAGGAGGGCTGCCCCCCCGGCCGCTGGCCACTCCGCTGGGGCGCCCGTGCTGAACCTGAAGCACCTGAGCATCCTCATCAGCGATGTGGAGGAGCCTGAGCCGGAGCCTGATGCCTCTCCCCCGGCCTCGCACGCCgcggcagcctcctccacctgctccctCAGCAGCGACGGCACCGCGGGCGATGAGAACTGTAATAATAGTGAGCCCGCGGTGCCAACGCTGACAACTTCAGAGCCTACCTCCTTCGACTCCTTTGATAAACTGGCGCTCGCCTCACCCGCCTCCCTGGCTCAGGtgtcctctacctctccctccctctccacacccTCCCTcgacagcccttggaggactgggGCTGGGTCGGACGCGTCCGGGTCGGGGACTGGGTCCCAGTCGCAGGGTGGCTGCTCCAGCTCCCCCGCGGTGGCGGTGCGCAGGGTTGATGTCCGCCCGCAGATGGTGGCGCCGGTGAGGAAGGGCCCCATGATGCACGGCGGCCcccacatgcacggacgcatgccTCCTGCGCACATGCAGATGCCCATGCACATGCCCATGCACATGCCCATGGCCGCGCACAACAAGCTGCAGCAGCAGGCGCAGTCACACGCTCACCTCATGTACCTGATGAAGGCGCAGGTGGCCGCCAAGAACGCCCCCGTGCTGCCCCGgaactcacccctgatgccaccag GTGGTGTGCATGGAGGGATGGCTGGCATGATGATGGCCCACAGAGCGGGCATGACTCCCAGCCTGCCCCCCCAGGCCCAGCAGCCAAGCTCCAACGGGGGGAGCCCAACCCTCAAGTCTCCCACAATGCCCGGCGGTGGCACTCCGCAGCCAGTGTCCGCCACCACCACTCCTCAAAGCTCAGCAGTGGCCCCCATTACTCCACCGGTCCCTCTGCGCATCTCGTCTCCAACTGCAGCTGGCCAAGCGGCCGAACCACAGGCACCAGTTGCCACCATGATGGCCGCCACTGCTGCCGCCACACCAACCCCATCatcgctcccctcctcctcctccaacctcaGCTCCTTCCTCCCCGGTGGGGGGTCCAACaactcccccatcccccccttctcctccgcgcacccctccccctccccctccatcacCCGTCTCTCCTCCTCCGGCTCCCGTAAGCGCCGCCCCTCCCTCACGCGCTCCAAGTCGGACGTGAGCGACCGCTACTCGCGGGCCGGCGCCGACCTGGAGCGCTTCTTCAACTACTGCGGCCTGGACCCGGCCGACCTGGACCTGGAGGAGCTGGCCCAGCAACCCGGCGGCTCGGACATCGCCTCCGTGTCCCGGCTGAGGAGCGCCAGCGCCCCCGCCTCCGAGTGCTCGCAGGgccaggagcagcaggagcaggaggaggagggaggaggcgcGCAGGCTCAGAGGGTCCCCTACGGGGTCTCCGTCATCGAGAGGAACGCCAGGGTCATCAAGTGGCTGTACGGGCTGCGTCAGGCGAGGGATCCTGCCCGCGTCGCCAATGTCTAG
- the LOC134456424 gene encoding tripartite motif-containing protein 16-like gives MKPMTQFVKQKISEDISPDRTINLFHCLKELGDTSLLQEIKRLDRCDLSPSSCKILAKALQESPSHLRELDMSDNDLLDEGVKQLCLELKEPKHKLQMWRLKQCHISKASCEMMVLLLQRTSSSLRELDMSNNDLQDGGVELLSEGLRQPHCKLEKMRLSFCGISYRGCAFLSSALISNPSYLKLLDVSYNHPGDSGVRELMDRLNDPSCKLETLRHDHGGEYRIKPGPRRYACELTLDPNTANRSLYLSEGDTKVSTVTVEYQYDDHPWRFDCNPQVLCVEGLSSRCYWEAEWSTDYGAHIAVAYKSIERKRKNHESSFGLNDKSWSLRCDATSYCACHNGEGTDIPAPSPRSSRVGVYLDWKAGTLSFYSVSSDTLTHLHTFHATFTQPLVPGFGLPNDNSSVTLCQFT, from the exons ATGAAACCCATGACCCAGTTTGTGAAACAGAAGATCAGTGAAGACATCTCACCAGACCGCACCATCAACCTCTTCCACTGTTTGAAAGAACTAGGGGACACCTCACTATTACAGGAGATTAAAAG GCTAGATCGTTGTGATCTCTCTCCATCCAGCTGTAAAATTTTGGCAAAAGCACTGCAGGAATCACCTTCGCATCTGAGAGAACTAGACATGAGTGACAATGACCTGCTTGATGAAGGAGTGAAGCAGCTCTGTTTGGAATTGAAAGAACCAAAACACAAACTACAAATGTGGAG GCTCAAGCAGTGTCACATTTCCAAAGCAAGCTGTGAAATGATGGTGTTACTGCTACAAAGGACATCTTCATCTCTCAGAGAACTGGACATGAGTAACAATGACCTACAGGATGGTGGAGTGGAGCTGCTCAGTGAAGGACTGAGACAACCCCACTGCAAACTGGAAAAAATGAG ACTGTCATTTTGTGGGATCAGCTATAGAGGCTGTGctttcctctcatctgctctcataTCAAACCCCTCCTACCTGAAACTGCTGGATGTTAGCTACAATCACCCAGGAGACTCAGGTGTCAGAGAGCTCATGGACAGACTGAATGACCCCAGCTGCAAATTAGAGACTCTCAG GCACGACCATGGAGGAGAGTACAGAATCAAACCAGGACCAAGAAGAT atgcctgTGAACTCacactggatccaaacacagcaaacagatctctctatctgtctgaggGGGACACAAAAGTTTCAACTGTGACAGTGGAGTACCAATATGATGACCACCCATGGAGGTTTGACTGTAATCCCCAGGTGCTTTGTGTAGAGGGCTTATCTAGCCGTTGCTACTGGGAGGCTGAATGGAGCACTGATTATGGGGCCCATATAGCAGTGGCATATAAAAGTATTGAGAGAAAGCGGAAAAATCATGAGAGCAGTTTTGGGTTGAATGATAAGTCCTGGAGTCTCAGGTGCGATGCTACAAGTTACTGTGCATGTCACAATGGTGAGGGCACTGATATACCTGCCCCTTCTCCTCGCTCCAGCAGAGTAGGCGTTTACCTGGACTGGAAAGCAGGCACTCTGTCTTTCTACAGTGTCTCGTCTGACACACTCACCCACTTGCACACATTCCATGCCACATTCACTCAACCCCTCGTTCCTGGGTTTGGGCTTCCTAATGATAACTCCTCAGTGACCTTGTGTCAGTTCACATGA
- the LOC134457541 gene encoding caspase b-like, which yields MEQTVDPDLKEVLRKTLDDLDERAFKSFKRDLRDQKKIPWSQLETADRDDTVDLMVQVYTSEAGDVMLSILLKIGQNQLAHDLNRNLISDQESQHLAIGEG from the exons ATGGAACAGACAGTGGATCCAGACCTGAAGGAAGTGCTGCGGAAAACTCTGGACGACCTCGATGAGCGTGCATTCAAGAGCTTCAAACGCGACTTGCGAGACCAGAAAAAAATCCCATGGAGCCAACTGGAGACGGCAGACAGAGACGACACTGTGGACTTGATGGTCCAGGTGTACACCTCAGAAGCTGGAGATGTCATGTTGTCCATCCTGCTGAAGATTGGCCAAAATCAGCTGGCCCATGATCTTAACAGAAATCTCA TATCAGATCAGGAAAGTCAGCATCTGGCTATAGGGGAAGGGTGA